A part of Bacillota bacterium genomic DNA contains:
- a CDS encoding VanZ family protein, producing MKFKLKKQLVHYLIALICLTGIAYFSSQPFSEQDLRPALEQHQKVMRGVRELPEIKFHYGSQRVNSREDPADFIQFWIRKGAHVLSYGILGLSLAAILSVKGLTGAKKILSASVLIVLVALADEWHQTFVPGRTGRAIDVALDLAGFLILAFIAWLGKQITKFVQHKAYRNSTIS from the coding sequence ATGAAATTTAAACTAAAGAAACAACTAGTTCATTACCTCATAGCCCTCATCTGCCTTACAGGCATTGCTTATTTTTCTAGTCAACCTTTCTCTGAACAAGACTTGCGGCCAGCACTAGAGCAGCATCAGAAGGTCATGAGAGGCGTACGTGAATTGCCAGAGATAAAATTTCACTACGGCAGCCAGCGCGTGAATAGCAGAGAGGATCCCGCTGACTTTATCCAGTTCTGGATTCGCAAAGGCGCGCATGTGCTGTCTTACGGGATATTGGGTCTTTCGCTTGCCGCAATACTTTCTGTGAAGGGATTAACAGGCGCTAAGAAAATATTGTCAGCAAGTGTGCTTATCGTTTTGGTAGCGTTGGCGGATGAATGGCACCAAACCTTCGTCCCTGGGCGCACTGGAAGGGCAATTGATGTTGCACTAGACCTAGCCGGGTTTCTTATTCTTGCGTTCATTGCATGGCTTGGTAAACAAATCACCAAATTTGTTCAACACAAGGCGTACCGCAACTCTACTATCAGCTAA